A section of the Candidatus Rokuibacteriota bacterium genome encodes:
- the fabG gene encoding 3-oxoacyl-[acyl-carrier-protein] reductase, which produces MTDGKPLADRTAVVTGGTRGIGLAIARALAEDGASVVVSGRDAGRLESAVKELESLGASTLGVAADQSKREDCDRLVDAAKERFGRIDVLVNNAGITRDQLLVRMKDDDWDQVLDTNLRGVFLMTRAVVKSMMRQKSGRIINIASTAGAMGNPGQVNYSAAKAGVIGLTKAAARELAHWNILVNAVAPGLIETDMAAAMSTEAREALLQQVPLKRVGAAREVAEVVRFLAGDGAAYVTGQTIHVNGGLYM; this is translated from the coding sequence GTGACGGACGGCAAGCCGCTGGCCGACCGCACCGCGGTCGTGACGGGCGGCACGCGCGGGATAGGGCTGGCCATCGCCCGCGCGCTGGCAGAGGACGGCGCCTCCGTGGTAGTCTCTGGTCGCGACGCGGGCCGGCTCGAGTCTGCGGTCAAGGAGCTCGAGAGTCTGGGCGCGTCGACGCTGGGGGTCGCGGCCGATCAGTCGAAGCGCGAAGACTGTGACCGGCTGGTGGATGCGGCGAAGGAGCGCTTCGGGCGCATCGACGTGCTGGTCAACAACGCGGGCATCACGCGAGACCAGCTCCTGGTGCGGATGAAGGACGACGACTGGGACCAGGTTCTGGACACGAACCTCCGGGGCGTGTTCCTGATGACCCGGGCCGTGGTCAAGTCGATGATGCGGCAGAAGAGCGGCCGCATCATTAATATCGCGTCCACGGCAGGGGCCATGGGCAATCCCGGCCAGGTCAACTACTCGGCGGCCAAGGCGGGCGTCATCGGCCTCACGAAGGCGGCCGCGCGTGAGCTGGCGCACTGGAACATCCTGGTCAATGCGGTGGCGCCGGGGCTGATCGAGACGGACATGGCCGCCGCGATGTCGACGGAGGCGCGGGAGGCCCTGCTCCAGCAGGTGCCGCTCAAGCGGGTCGGCGCGGCGCGGGAGGTGGCGGAGGTGGTACGATTCCTGGCCGGCGACGGCGCCGCCTACGTCACGGGGCAGACCATTCACGTGAACGGCGGTCTGTACATGTAG
- the fabD gene encoding ACP S-malonyltransferase has translation MKIAFLFPGQGSQSVGMGKHFAVASPAAAAVWRKADEAVGFPLARLCFEGPAEELALTINTQPAILTASVAAAAVLAERGISPDLCAGHSLGEYSALVVAGALGFADAVRLVRRRGEFMQDAVPVGTGAMAALMGLDVETAEKACAEAAQGEVVNVANINSPGQIVIAGHRAAVERALKVAAALGGKKSVLLPVSAPFHSALMKPAADRLAAELERVAVRTPRVPVVRNVDAGLTTTADDVKPFLIRQVASPVRWTDCLTALAREGTTVWLEVGPGRVLSGLLKRTIDGARGHAVEDPDSLDKAAAALGGGPGL, from the coding sequence ATGAAGATCGCGTTCCTCTTCCCGGGGCAGGGCTCGCAGTCGGTCGGCATGGGCAAGCACTTTGCCGTTGCGTCGCCCGCGGCGGCCGCCGTCTGGCGCAAGGCCGACGAGGCCGTCGGCTTCCCGCTCGCGCGGCTCTGCTTCGAGGGACCGGCAGAGGAGCTCGCGCTCACGATCAACACGCAGCCCGCCATCCTGACGGCGAGCGTGGCGGCGGCGGCCGTGCTCGCCGAGCGCGGGATCAGCCCGGACCTCTGCGCGGGGCACAGCCTGGGTGAGTATTCGGCCCTCGTGGTCGCGGGCGCGCTCGGCTTCGCCGACGCCGTGCGGCTCGTGCGCAGGCGCGGCGAGTTCATGCAGGACGCCGTGCCGGTGGGAACGGGCGCCATGGCGGCGCTCATGGGGCTCGACGTGGAAACGGCCGAGAAGGCTTGCGCCGAGGCGGCGCAGGGCGAGGTCGTCAACGTCGCCAACATCAACTCGCCAGGCCAGATCGTCATCGCGGGCCACCGGGCCGCGGTCGAGCGGGCGCTCAAGGTCGCGGCGGCCCTCGGCGGCAAGAAGAGCGTGCTGCTGCCGGTGAGCGCGCCGTTTCATTCGGCGCTGATGAAGCCCGCCGCCGACCGGTTGGCCGCCGAGCTCGAGCGCGTGGCCGTGCGCACTCCGCGAGTGCCGGTCGTCCGCAACGTGGACGCGGGCCTGACCACGACAGCCGACGACGTCAAGCCGTTCCTGATCCGGCAGGTAGCGAGCCCGGTCCGCTGGACCGACTGCCTGACGGCGCTGGCGCGCGAGGGCACCACGGTCTGGCTCGAGGTCGGCCCCGGGCGAGTGCTCAGCGGGCTGCTCAAGCGCACGATCGACGGCGCCCGGGGGCACGCGGTCGAGGATCCCGACTCGCTCGACAAGGCGGCCGCCGCGCTCGGCGGAGGGCCGGGCTTGTGA
- a CDS encoding beta-ketoacyl-ACP synthase III gives MTRARIIGIGAYAPKRILTNAELGRMVETSDEWIVQRTGIRERHVADESEATSDLAIRAAQQALERAQVEPGEIDLIVLGTTTGDMAFPTTANIVQHQLGCKNAGSMDVYAACSGSIYSLSIGAQYVQTGKYKTVLCIGAECLSRITDYTDRGTCILLADAAGAVVLRASDGDAGILDTDLYSAGRYGDLLIQPAGGSRNPATHETVDKRMHYARMKGNEVFKVAVRMFGDAAERILSRNGFTAQDLALFVPHQANLRIIEAAVKRLKLPMDRVLVNVDRYGNTGAASVYVALEEAWASKRLNPGDLVLMAAFGGGFTWGAALLRW, from the coding sequence ATGACCCGCGCCCGGATCATCGGTATCGGCGCCTACGCCCCGAAGCGCATCCTGACCAACGCGGAGCTCGGGCGGATGGTCGAGACCTCGGACGAGTGGATCGTCCAGCGCACCGGCATCCGCGAGCGGCACGTCGCCGACGAGAGCGAGGCGACGTCCGATCTGGCCATCCGGGCCGCGCAGCAGGCCCTCGAGCGCGCCCAGGTCGAGCCGGGCGAGATCGACCTGATCGTCCTCGGCACGACGACCGGCGACATGGCCTTCCCGACCACGGCCAACATCGTCCAGCACCAGCTGGGCTGCAAGAACGCGGGCTCCATGGATGTCTACGCCGCCTGCTCCGGCTCCATCTACAGCCTCTCGATCGGCGCGCAGTACGTCCAGACGGGGAAGTACAAGACCGTGCTGTGCATTGGCGCGGAGTGCCTGTCGCGCATCACGGACTACACCGACCGCGGCACGTGCATCCTCCTGGCCGACGCGGCGGGCGCGGTCGTGCTCCGCGCCTCCGACGGGGACGCGGGCATCCTCGATACCGACCTCTACTCCGCCGGGCGGTACGGCGACCTGCTGATCCAGCCGGCCGGCGGCTCGCGCAACCCGGCGACCCACGAGACCGTGGACAAGCGGATGCACTACGCCCGGATGAAGGGCAACGAGGTCTTCAAGGTCGCGGTGCGCATGTTCGGCGACGCCGCGGAGCGGATCCTCAGCCGGAACGGGTTCACGGCGCAGGACCTCGCGCTCTTCGTCCCGCACCAGGCCAACCTGCGCATCATCGAGGCGGCGGTGAAGCGGCTCAAGCTGCCCATGGATCGCGTGCTCGTCAATGTCGACCGCTACGGCAACACGGGCGCCGCCTCGGTGTACGTGGCGCTCGAGGAGGCGTGGGCCTCGAAGCGGCTCAACCCCGGCGACCTCGTGCTGATGGCGGCTTTCGGCGGAGGCTTCACCTGGGGCGCGGCGCTGCTTCGCTGGTAG
- the plsX gene encoding phosphate acyltransferase PlsX, which produces MPMKIAVDAMGGDFGPAVVVEGAVTAAREFGLASVLVGDRAAVEREIVRLKAQDLPITVRHATQVVGMAEPPAHALRRKLDSSLRVAAELCKEGECDALVSAGNTGAAMAIGMHVLGLLPGVDRPAIAAALPNLSGYTILIDAGANVDPKPRHLFQFAVMGHVYSRDIVGKDNPRVGLLSVGEEEGKGNELTKEAFEELRTSSLNFIGNIEGRDIYNGRCDVVVTDGFTGNVCLKVSESLAEMLTEMIRQELGRDVFSLAGAALSKRAFARMKRRVDYTEMGGAPLLGINGASIICHGASPVKAIKNAVRVAAEWVTSGVNEHIKTALEAETELAEGREGGRE; this is translated from the coding sequence ATGCCGATGAAGATCGCGGTGGACGCCATGGGCGGGGACTTCGGCCCCGCCGTCGTCGTCGAGGGCGCCGTGACGGCGGCCCGGGAGTTCGGGCTCGCCTCGGTGCTGGTCGGCGACAGGGCCGCCGTCGAGCGTGAGATCGTCCGCCTCAAGGCGCAGGACCTGCCGATCACCGTGCGCCACGCCACCCAGGTCGTGGGCATGGCCGAGCCGCCTGCGCACGCGCTCCGCCGCAAGCTCGATTCCTCGCTGCGCGTGGCGGCGGAGCTCTGCAAGGAGGGCGAGTGCGACGCCCTCGTCTCGGCCGGCAACACCGGCGCCGCCATGGCCATCGGCATGCACGTGCTGGGCCTCCTGCCGGGCGTGGACCGCCCCGCCATCGCCGCCGCGCTGCCGAACCTCTCCGGCTACACCATCCTCATCGACGCCGGCGCCAACGTCGACCCCAAGCCGCGGCACCTCTTCCAGTTCGCTGTCATGGGCCACGTGTACTCGCGCGACATCGTCGGCAAGGACAACCCGCGCGTCGGCCTGCTCTCGGTGGGTGAGGAGGAGGGAAAGGGGAACGAGCTGACGAAGGAGGCGTTCGAGGAGCTCCGGACGTCGTCGCTCAACTTCATCGGGAACATCGAGGGGCGCGACATCTACAACGGCCGCTGCGACGTGGTGGTCACCGACGGATTCACGGGCAACGTCTGCCTGAAGGTCTCCGAGAGCCTGGCGGAGATGCTGACGGAAATGATCCGCCAGGAGCTCGGGCGCGATGTCTTCTCGCTGGCTGGCGCGGCCCTGTCCAAGCGCGCCTTCGCCCGCATGAAGCGGCGCGTGGACTACACCGAGATGGGCGGCGCGCCGCTCCTCGGCATCAACGGGGCCTCGATCATCTGCCACGGCGCCTCGCCGGTGAAGGCCATCAAGAACGCGGTCCGCGTGGCGGCCGAATGGGTCACGAGCGGCGTGAACGAGCACATCAAGACCGCTCTCGAAGCCGAGACGGAGCTGGCCGAGGGGCGCGAGGGAGGCCGCGAATGA
- the rpmF gene encoding 50S ribosomal protein L32 has protein sequence MPLPKRRHSKTRGRKRRTHYKMSAPTRSVCPQCREVKLPHQICAKCGFYKGREILSVEGG, from the coding sequence ATGCCGCTGCCAAAGCGACGCCATTCGAAAACGCGCGGGCGCAAGCGCCGGACCCACTACAAGATGTCCGCGCCCACTCGCTCGGTCTGCCCGCAGTGCAGGGAAGTCAAGCTGCCGCACCAGATCTGCGCCAAGTGCGGCTTCTACAAGGGGCGGGAAATCCTCTCGGTCGAGGGCGGGTAG
- a CDS encoding DUF177 domain-containing protein, with product MVIRVSEIPEEGLRFEGPEAFPEPFQDRAWRLEDAQLAVDKDGDVVFVHGRLRSRVPQVCSRCLEPYEATVETNVDTRLVPSPAMRGEERELGRDDLETDVYAHDLIDLNALLETETTLGLSMKPLCREGCGGLCPTCGANRNAAPCACPPAADPRWSPLKGLADRLSK from the coding sequence ATGGTCATCAGGGTCTCCGAGATTCCCGAGGAGGGGCTCAGGTTCGAAGGCCCCGAGGCCTTTCCGGAGCCTTTCCAGGACCGCGCCTGGCGCCTCGAGGACGCCCAGCTCGCCGTGGACAAGGACGGCGATGTCGTGTTCGTCCACGGGCGGCTCCGGTCGCGCGTGCCCCAGGTCTGCTCGCGCTGCCTCGAGCCGTACGAGGCGACGGTGGAGACGAACGTGGACACGCGCCTCGTGCCCAGCCCTGCGATGCGGGGTGAGGAGCGCGAGCTGGGCAGGGACGACCTCGAGACCGACGTCTACGCGCACGACCTGATCGATCTCAACGCCCTGCTCGAGACCGAGACCACGCTGGGGCTGTCGATGAAACCGCTCTGCCGCGAGGGCTGCGGCGGTCTCTGCCCGACGTGCGGCGCGAACCGGAACGCGGCCCCGTGCGCCTGCCCGCCCGCCGCCGACCCGCGGTGGTCGCCGCTCAAGGGCCTGGCCGACCGGCTGTCCAAATAA
- a CDS encoding site-specific DNA-methyltransferase, whose translation MHTIYFGDNLDILRRHARDGAVNLIYIDPPFNTGKAQSHTRVKTVRSASGDRVGFQGQRYETIKMGSRAFPDRFDDYLGFLEPRLREAYRALAPDGTLYFHIDYREAHYCKVLLDGIFGRRSFLNEIIWAYDYGARPTRRWPPKHDNILVYVKDPSRYVFDTEAVERIPYMAPGLCGPEKAARGKLPTDTWWHTIVPTNGRERTGYPTQKPLGVLTRIVQASSRPGDLVLDFFAGSGTTGEACLALNRRFMLVDDNPEALEVMASRFEGAQGIRWVGFDPRASGRTQRGAADPVA comes from the coding sequence GTGCACACGATCTACTTCGGCGACAACCTGGACATCCTCCGCCGGCACGCGCGGGACGGCGCGGTCAACCTCATCTACATCGACCCGCCGTTCAACACCGGCAAGGCCCAGTCGCATACGCGCGTCAAGACCGTGCGGAGCGCCTCCGGCGACCGCGTGGGCTTCCAGGGACAGCGCTACGAGACCATCAAGATGGGCTCGCGCGCCTTTCCCGACCGCTTCGACGACTACCTCGGATTCCTCGAGCCGCGTCTGCGCGAGGCCTACCGAGCGCTGGCGCCGGACGGCACGCTCTACTTCCACATCGACTACCGCGAGGCGCACTACTGCAAGGTGCTGCTGGACGGCATCTTCGGGCGGCGATCATTCCTCAACGAGATCATCTGGGCGTACGACTACGGCGCGCGCCCGACGCGCCGGTGGCCGCCCAAGCACGACAACATCCTCGTCTACGTCAAGGACCCGTCGCGCTACGTCTTCGACACGGAGGCTGTCGAGCGGATCCCGTACATGGCGCCGGGGCTCTGCGGACCCGAGAAGGCGGCGCGCGGCAAGCTCCCCACCGACACCTGGTGGCACACCATCGTGCCGACCAACGGCCGCGAGCGGACGGGCTACCCGACGCAGAAGCCGCTCGGCGTTCTCACCCGCATCGTGCAGGCGTCCTCCCGTCCGGGCGACCTCGTGCTCGACTTCTTCGCCGGCAGCGGCACCACCGGCGAGGCCTGCCTCGCTCTCAACCGCCGATTCATGCTGGTAGACGACAACCCGGAGGCGCTCGAGGTCATGGCCAGCCGCTTCGAAGGCGCGCAGGGCATCCGCTGGGTCGGCTTCGACCCGCGCGCAAGCGGAAGGACGCAGCGCGGCGCCGCCGACCCCGTTGCCTGA
- the htpX gene encoding zinc metalloprotease HtpX: MGNLIKTGFLLAVLTCLLVLVGGAIGGQQGMTIAFILAFVMNVGSYWFSDKIVLSMYGAQPVDEAQAPGLYRIVRELAAEAKIPVPPIYLIPDNSPNAFATGRNPQHAAVAVTEGILRIMSEDELKGVLAHELSHVKNRDTLIMTIAATLAGAITYLAQMAQWAAIFGGGRRSDDEGGGGGGLIGMLLMAILAPFAAMLVQMAISRSREYEADASGARLCHRASGLEHALEKLDVASRQEPLNATPATAHLFIVNPLTGGGFATLFSTHPPIEERIARLRAMKL, translated from the coding sequence ATGGGCAACCTGATCAAGACCGGATTCCTTCTCGCCGTTCTCACCTGCCTGCTGGTCCTGGTCGGCGGAGCCATCGGCGGCCAGCAGGGCATGACCATCGCCTTTATCCTGGCCTTCGTGATGAACGTCGGCTCGTACTGGTTCTCCGACAAGATCGTGCTGTCGATGTACGGCGCCCAGCCCGTCGACGAGGCGCAGGCGCCCGGGCTCTACCGCATCGTCCGCGAGCTGGCGGCGGAGGCGAAGATCCCGGTGCCGCCGATCTACCTCATCCCGGACAACTCGCCGAACGCCTTCGCGACGGGCCGGAACCCGCAGCACGCCGCCGTCGCCGTCACAGAGGGCATCCTCCGAATCATGAGCGAGGACGAGCTCAAGGGCGTGCTCGCCCACGAGCTCTCGCACGTCAAGAACCGCGACACGCTCATCATGACCATCGCGGCCACGCTCGCGGGCGCCATCACGTATCTGGCGCAGATGGCGCAGTGGGCGGCCATCTTCGGCGGCGGCCGCCGCAGCGACGACGAGGGCGGCGGCGGGGGCGGCCTCATCGGCATGCTCCTGATGGCCATCCTGGCGCCCTTTGCCGCCATGCTCGTCCAGATGGCCATCTCGCGCTCGCGCGAATACGAAGCCGACGCCTCCGGCGCGCGCCTCTGCCACCGCGCCTCCGGGCTCGAGCACGCGCTCGAGAAGCTCGACGTCGCCTCGCGGCAGGAGCCTCTGAACGCCACGCCGGCTACGGCCCATCTCTTCATCGTCAACCCGCTCACTGGCGGAGGCTTCGCCACGCTCTTCTCGACGCATCCTCCGATCGAGGAACGCATCGCGCGTTTGAGGGCGATGAAGCTTTGA
- the ccmA gene encoding heme ABC exporter ATP-binding protein CcmA, translating into MIATGPGAGRERTAPHPASGFMIQAEHLRKTYGRTAVLDDVSLELGAGEGLTLLGPNGTGKTTLLRIVATLLRPTSGSLRVAGADAVKEPEAVRAAIDMVGHGSWVYEDLSALENLRFWAVMGGHDAGHARLRAALEEVELDASADQRARTFSAGMKRRLALARVLLGRARLLLLDEPFTGLDRAGRKWLGEFLLSFKARGGALVVATHSFDAGVGVADRVAILAGGRIVLDRPAAALGLEDLRRLYDELAMGPGTAS; encoded by the coding sequence TTGATCGCGACGGGACCGGGCGCGGGGCGCGAACGGACGGCGCCTCACCCCGCCTCCGGCTTCATGATCCAGGCCGAGCACCTCCGCAAGACCTATGGCCGGACCGCCGTCCTCGACGACGTCTCGCTCGAGCTCGGCGCGGGCGAGGGCTTGACCCTCCTGGGGCCGAACGGCACAGGCAAGACGACACTACTGCGAATCGTCGCCACGCTCCTGCGGCCCACGTCGGGCTCGCTACGCGTCGCCGGGGCTGACGCCGTGAAGGAGCCCGAAGCGGTCAGGGCCGCCATCGACATGGTCGGGCACGGCAGCTGGGTGTACGAGGACCTGAGCGCGCTCGAGAACCTGCGCTTCTGGGCGGTCATGGGCGGCCACGACGCGGGACACGCGCGGCTCCGCGCGGCGCTCGAGGAGGTCGAGCTCGATGCGTCGGCCGACCAGCGGGCGCGCACCTTCTCGGCGGGCATGAAGCGCCGCCTGGCGCTCGCGCGCGTGCTGCTGGGCCGGGCGCGCCTCCTTCTTCTCGACGAGCCCTTCACCGGCCTCGATCGCGCCGGCAGGAAGTGGCTCGGCGAGTTCCTGCTGTCCTTCAAGGCGCGCGGCGGAGCGCTCGTCGTCGCGACGCACAGCTTCGACGCGGGCGTGGGAGTGGCCGACCGTGTCGCCATCCTCGCCGGCGGGCGGATCGTTCTCGACCGCCCGGCGGCCGCGCTCGGACTCGAAGACCTCCGCCGCCTCTACGACGAGCTGGCCATGGGCCCGGGGACGGCGTCGTGA
- a CDS encoding heme exporter protein CcmB, whose protein sequence is MSAYVRRAWMVVWKDILTERRSKESLNALVFFSLLLLFVFQFALGPERARVEAALPGLLWLGFILSGLLAFGRTFLIERENDCWEGLVLTPGDKSAIYLGKLAGNVLVMIVVEVVLLALFAVFFAIDFTPFLPGLAAVLALGTLGFAAVGTLFGAVTAQMRARELLFPVLLLPAVVPVLLSSVSATQTVLAGEPLAEAAAWLKLLAAADLVYLVVGVLTFEFVLEG, encoded by the coding sequence GTGAGCGCCTACGTCCGGCGGGCCTGGATGGTGGTCTGGAAGGACATACTGACGGAACGCCGGAGCAAGGAGAGCCTCAACGCCCTCGTCTTCTTCTCACTCCTGCTGCTCTTCGTGTTCCAGTTCGCGCTCGGGCCCGAGCGCGCGCGCGTCGAGGCGGCGCTGCCGGGGCTCCTCTGGCTCGGCTTCATCCTATCGGGGCTCCTGGCCTTCGGGCGGACGTTTCTCATCGAGCGCGAGAACGACTGCTGGGAGGGGCTCGTCCTCACACCCGGCGACAAGTCGGCCATCTACCTGGGCAAGCTCGCGGGCAACGTGCTGGTGATGATCGTGGTGGAAGTCGTGCTCCTCGCGCTCTTCGCCGTCTTCTTCGCGATCGACTTCACGCCGTTTCTCCCCGGGCTCGCGGCCGTGCTAGCGCTCGGCACGCTCGGGTTCGCGGCCGTCGGCACGCTCTTCGGCGCCGTCACGGCGCAGATGCGCGCCCGGGAGCTGCTCTTCCCGGTCCTGCTGCTGCCCGCCGTGGTGCCGGTGCTCCTGAGCTCGGTGAGCGCGACGCAGACCGTGCTCGCGGGCGAGCCCCTGGCCGAAGCGGCGGCATGGCTCAAGCTGCTGGCCGCGGCGGACCTCGTGTACCTCGTGGTGGGCGTGCTCACGTTCGAATTCGTGCTGGAAGGCTGA
- the ccsA gene encoding cytochrome c biogenesis protein CcsA, with protein MAARALGWLAVLALIAGLGAAFGYAPREAVQGNVQRIMYLHVPAVLTAYLAFALVFVGSVGYLLTRRAGWDRLALAAAEPGVLFTGITIASGSIWGKPTWGTWWTWDARLTSTAVLFLVYVGYLLLRGMVDDPDRRARAAAVVGILGAANMPIVHFSVKWWRALHQPSTILGPEPSPIAAPIAATLLINWIAFTLLFAYLLAERMEIARLEDTHAG; from the coding sequence ATGGCCGCCCGCGCGCTCGGATGGCTCGCGGTGCTGGCCCTCATCGCCGGTCTCGGCGCGGCCTTCGGCTACGCTCCGCGCGAGGCCGTGCAGGGCAATGTCCAGCGCATCATGTACCTGCACGTCCCGGCCGTGCTGACCGCCTACCTCGCCTTCGCGCTCGTCTTCGTGGGCAGCGTGGGCTATCTCCTCACCCGCCGCGCTGGCTGGGACAGGCTGGCGCTGGCGGCAGCCGAGCCCGGCGTGCTCTTCACCGGCATCACCATCGCCTCGGGCTCCATCTGGGGCAAGCCGACCTGGGGCACGTGGTGGACCTGGGACGCGCGTCTCACCTCAACGGCCGTGCTCTTCCTGGTGTACGTCGGCTACCTGCTGCTCCGCGGCATGGTGGACGACCCTGACAGACGGGCGCGCGCCGCCGCCGTCGTGGGCATACTGGGCGCCGCGAACATGCCGATCGTCCACTTCTCGGTCAAGTGGTGGCGCGCGCTCCACCAGCCGTCCACCATCCTCGGCCCCGAGCCCTCGCCGATCGCCGCGCCCATCGCGGCGACGCTCCTCATCAACTGGATCGCCTTCACCCTGCTCTTCGCCTATCTGCTGGCCGAACGGATGGAGATCGCGCGGCTCGAGGACACGCATGCCGGATAA
- a CDS encoding cytochrome c maturation protein CcmE: protein MSRRGRFVTGGLVIVAAIAYLIWSGVSQSVVYFVTPSELLAAPTPSKTYRLGGLVQAGSLKWEPKSLDLSFTLSDGKASVPVRHKGAPPDLFAEGRGAVVEGSWTKDGYFKASLILAKHSEEYKAPHDGAQPGYKELMKSLRGDGTR from the coding sequence ATGAGCCGCCGCGGCAGGTTCGTGACGGGCGGCCTCGTCATCGTGGCGGCCATCGCCTATCTCATCTGGTCGGGCGTGAGCCAGTCCGTCGTCTACTTCGTCACGCCGAGCGAGCTCCTGGCTGCGCCTACGCCGAGCAAGACCTACCGCCTCGGTGGCCTCGTCCAGGCGGGGTCGCTCAAGTGGGAGCCCAAGAGCCTGGATCTCTCGTTCACGCTCTCCGACGGCAAGGCGAGCGTCCCCGTCAGGCACAAGGGCGCGCCGCCCGACCTCTTCGCCGAGGGGCGGGGCGCCGTCGTCGAAGGCTCGTGGACGAAGGACGGCTACTTCAAGGCCTCGCTGATCCTGGCCAAGCACTCCGAGGAGTACAAGGCGCCCCACGACGGCGCCCAGCCGGGGTACAAGGAGCTGATGAAGAGCCTGCGCGGAGACGGCACCCGATGA